The genome window GAGGCGTGGACCGGGGAAGCCGGCTGACCTGCATGATGGAAGAGCCGACTACCCGGCCGTCTTCGTCGCCCCGCTCCATGACCGCCTCGTTGTCCGTCTCCCGCATGTAGCCCGGTGCATCGGAGAAGAGGACTTCGAGGAAGTCTCCCTCGGCGTCGAACCAGACTTTCAAGGAAGGGGGCGCAGATCGCGGCGGAAGGCCGCGACCTGCCCCCCCGGGGGAACGGGTCTACTTCTTGGCCTGCGGCGGCTGCGGGACCGACTTCCCGTGACAGTCGACGCAGTCGTTCTGGGCCTGGATACCGTACTTCGAGGCGTTGATCACGCCCGTCGTCTTGTAGGTGCCGTCCTTCCAGGCGTTGAGCAGCTCGACGAGGCGATAGGCCGTGCTCGCGGCCACACGGGCGCAGCGGTCCTTGCGCTCCGCGCTGGACAGCGGCTTGTCGGCCTCCGCCATCCACCTTCCGACCGAAACGTGGCAGAGCGGCGAGTCGGCGACGGTGATCGGGATGTTCGCCGGGTCGATCTTCGGCGTCTTGGGCACGTAGATCGGCATCTTGGCGTCGGAGTACCACTGCATCAGTTCGCTGCCCATCAGCATCCCGGTCTCCGAGCCGGCGATCCGCGGTCCGAGGATGACGTTCGTCACGACGTTGGCGCCGTTGAGCGAGCCGCAGATCGTGCCCCAACCCGAGACGCCGCCCTCCATGAAGACGAAGGCGTCGATCGGGAAGCTCTTGTAGGGCTCGCCCACCTTCTCGCGCAGCTGGCCGAACACGCTGGTGATGACCGCCTCGCCGCAGAAGCCGCGGTACCACTCGTTGTAGGCGATCTCGGCCGCAACGGCGGGGTCGAGCTTCTCATACGGCCAGGGCCACTTCTCCGTCGGGCCGTCCTTGGCGGCCGCCGGCGCCGCGAAGTTCGGCAGCGCGGGCGCGACGGCGGCGAGGCCCGCCGCGGCGGCGGCGACGCCGGTGCCCCGCAGGAATGCGCGTCTCGTGCAATTCGTGTGCTCGTCCATCGCTGTTCTCCTTCCCGTTGGTGTGGGGCGGCCGGATCGCCGCCGGACGACGTCCGGGGCCCCGGGCCCGATTGACCGAGCAGCGCCGGCGTGCGCCGGCGCCGCTAGGAGCGGTATTCCGGGGGGCGATCGAGGCGCGAGGCGTACCCGTCCCGGGGGGCGGCGCCCCCGTCCGGCCCCGGCGGCT of bacterium contains these proteins:
- a CDS encoding DUF2283 domain-containing protein; translated protein: MKVWFDAEGDFLEVLFSDAPGYMRETDNEAVMERGDEDGRVVGSSIMQVSRLPRSTPLAAELLPATH
- a CDS encoding C-GCAxxG-C-C family protein, with the translated sequence MDEHTNCTRRAFLRGTGVAAAAAGLAAVAPALPNFAAPAAAKDGPTEKWPWPYEKLDPAVAAEIAYNEWYRGFCGEAVITSVFGQLREKVGEPYKSFPIDAFVFMEGGVSGWGTICGSLNGANVVTNVILGPRIAGSETGMLMGSELMQWYSDAKMPIYVPKTPKIDPANIPITVADSPLCHVSVGRWMAEADKPLSSAERKDRCARVAASTAYRLVELLNAWKDGTYKTTGVINASKYGIQAQNDCVDCHGKSVPQPPQAKK